A section of the Malus sylvestris chromosome 17, drMalSylv7.2, whole genome shotgun sequence genome encodes:
- the LOC126611452 gene encoding senescence-specific cysteine protease SAG39-like yields the protein MENLNLQLWKYMCLGLILMLGAWSSQATSRSLLDASMYGRYEQWLARYGRVHNDVDEKETRFKIFKENVAFIESSNKDANKPYKLSVNQFADLTNEEFKASRNGFKGHECSTKTTSFKFENVTAALPATMDWRKKGAVTPVKDQGQCGCCWAFSAVAATEGVTQLTTGKLISLSEQELVDCDTAGEDQGCEGGLMDDAFQFMQQNHGISTETNYPYNGVDGTCNTKKEAIIAAKITGFEDVPANSEKALLTAVAHQPVSVAIDASGSDFQFYSSGVFTGTCGTSLDHGVTAVGYGVSEDGTKYWLVKNSWGAEWGEAGYIRMQRDVAAAEGLCGIAMSASYPTA from the exons ATGGAGAACCTAAACCTGCAGCTATGGAAGTATATGTGCTTGGGTTTGATCCTCATGTTGGGAGCTTGGTCTTCCCAAGCCACTTCTCGCAGTCTGCTTGATGCATCAATGTATGGGAGATACGAGCAATGGTTGGCTCGTTATGGCCGCGTACATAATGACGTCGATGAGAAGGAAACTCGTTTCAAGATATTCAAGGAAAATGTGGCGTTTATAGAATCTTCTAATAAGGATGCAAACAAACCTTACAAATTAAGCGTCAATCAATTTGCAGACCTTACAAATGAAGAGTTCAAAGCCTCAAGAAATGGATTCAAGGGCCATGAATGTTCCACGAAGACGACttctttcaaatttgaaaatgtgactGCCGCTTTGCCAGCAACAATGGACTGGAGAAAGAAAGGAGCTGTAACCCCCGTTAAGGACCAAGGCCAATGTG GATGTTGTTGGGCTTTTTCAGCAGTTGCCGCCACCGAAGGTGTTACACAGCTTACAACTGGTAAATTGATCTCTTTGTCTGAGCAAGAGCTCGTTGATTGTGACACCGCTGGTGAAGACCAAGGTTGTGAGGGTGGCTTAATGGACGATGCGTTTCAGTTCATGCAACAAAATCACGGTATTAGCACAGAAACTAATTACCCCTACAACGGTGTTGATGGTACATGTAACACCAAGAAGGAAGCCATCATTGCAGCCAAGATAACTGGCTTTGAGGATGTGCCGGCAAATAGTGAAAAGGCCCTTCTAACCGCTGTTGCTCATCAACCTGTTTCCGTTGCCATCGATGCTAGCGGTTCCGACTTCCAATTCTATTCAAGTGGTGTCTTCACTGGAACTTGTGGAACGAGTCTTGACCATGGTGTTACCGCTGTTGGATATGGCGTGAGTGAGGATGGGACTAAGTATTGGCTAGTGAAGAACTCATGGGGTGCAGAATGGGGCGAAGCTGGGTACATAAGAATGCAAAGAGATGTTGCTGCAGCTGAAGGACTTTGTGGGATTGCTATGTCTGCCTCTTACCCCACAGCTTAG